The segment TTTAGCGGAATAGGTCAAGTTAAAGGACAAGGAACTACCGATGAAGGAAAGCATTATTCTTTTTTACATCCGGATCCCGCTCATGGCAAAAATTATTATCGCTTAAGCCAAACAGATATAAACGGCACCACACGCTTCTATGATATAATTGAGATGAGTGCCGGAAATAACCTACTCCCAATTATTACTTGGACAGAGAGAGGTATTACAGTAACCGGTTTATCAGCCGGAGGAGACCGCGGAAATATCTTGATTACAGACCTTTCCGGCAAAAATCTGGGAGAATTTAGCTTTGAATCCGACCTTGGTGATTCCCAACTATTCCCATTAGTAGCACCACACGGAGGCGTTATCTTAATCACTATTGTCTGGAATAATGGGCAAAAAACTACCGTACGGGCACTGAAACAATAGCATTGTGAAAATCCAGTTTATTGGTACTGGAGGAGCATTCGACATAGAACAAGGAAACTCTTCCGCATTACTTAATGTTCACGAAAAAACAATTCTGATAGACTGCGGCTATGCTGTTTATCCCAAACTACGGCAACTAAACTTAGTAGAAACAATTGATGCAGTGTTGATTACCCATCTGCATGATGACCACGTAGGAAGCCTTACAACACTCATTTTCCATTTATACTTTTTAGCCGGCCGCAAAACTACGGTGCTTTTTCCCGACCCGAAAATGTACCTTATCTTGAATGATTTTCTCAAAAATGCCCTGATTGATCCCAAAATTTTTGTAGAATTTGAGGAACTTTCTACCATTTCCGGTGCTAAATACTGGGATACTTTTGGAGAACACTTACCGAAAATGCAAACTTATGGATATTATTTTCAAGAAAGAGATACCGCCATTGCGTATTCTGGAGATATTGGCACTACCACTATCGTTGAATCTTTATCAAAACCAACGTTTGAGATTCCAAAGAATTTAACCGTTTTTCATGATACATCTTTCTTTGCACACGCTTCTGCACATACCTATTACAAACATCTTGAACCTTTTTTAACTCATTTATCCATAATAGGTTATCATCATAATCCGGCATTTATACCTTCGGATTGTCTTTTGCCTCTGATACATCAATTTCCTGAATATCTTTTGGATGGAGCAACGTCTGATTGACTGGTCTGGTAATAATTTGCCCACATTAGGCCCAAAATCAGTTGCCGTTGTTTTGACCAATGCTTGTAACCTAAGCTGCGTTACGTGCTGGAGCTATTCACCTTTGCTAACGAACACAAAGCCTACTATCTCTTGGAAAAAGCAGCATCTATCTTTTGAACTTTTACCAACATTATTTAGCCAACTCCGAGATATGCAAGTAGAACGGATTATTTTGACCGGTGGCGGAGACCCGCTTGCTTATCCTGAATTTGAAGAAGCTGTTCAACTCATTCACCAAAATAAACTTAAAACTACACTAATCAGCAACTTATCGCTGGTTCGTGATGTAGTCTCTTTCAAAAATCTACAGATAGACACTATTTTAGCAAACTGCTCCGCAGTAGATTCTAAGTCATACATAAATTTTCATCATAACCGGACAGCCGTAGATTTTGAAAAGTTTAAGTCTATTTTGGAGCAACTTTCCGAAACTACCAAACAACTAAAACTGGTTTTTGTGATTTGCCGCATCAACGCACACTTATTAAGCCAATTTCTTGAGTTTGCTGCTACCTTGCGGGCAAATGTGCAATTCAAATTGATGAGTATTGCAGCAGAAACCCAAGCCGTTGCTATCACAGAACCTATAAAGGAAAGTTTATTACAGGAAATACCTCACCTAACCCAAATTGCTAAACAACTTAATATCAAAACAAATTTAGATACATTAGCATCTGCATTGCAGGGAGAAACGGCTACATCTTTTCCGATAGAAAAAATCGGCTGTAGTGCGGGATATTTTTATGCCAGAATCACAGCCGCCGGCGAAGTATTGTTTTGCTGCAATCCCAACAAATTGCTTAAAA is part of the Bacteroidia bacterium genome and harbors:
- a CDS encoding MBL fold metallo-hydrolase, whose product is MKIQFIGTGGAFDIEQGNSSALLNVHEKTILIDCGYAVYPKLRQLNLVETIDAVLITHLHDDHVGSLTTLIFHLYFLAGRKTTVLFPDPKMYLILNDFLKNALIDPKIFVEFEELSTISGAKYWDTFGEHLPKMQTYGYYFQERDTAIAYSGDIGTTTIVESLSKPTFEIPKNLTVFHDTSFFAHASAHTYYKHLEPFLTHLSIIGYHHNPAFIPSDCLLPLIHQFPEYLLDGATSD
- a CDS encoding radical SAM protein produces the protein MEQRLIDWSGNNLPTLGPKSVAVVLTNACNLSCVTCWSYSPLLTNTKPTISWKKQHLSFELLPTLFSQLRDMQVERIILTGGGDPLAYPEFEEAVQLIHQNKLKTTLISNLSLVRDVVSFKNLQIDTILANCSAVDSKSYINFHHNRTAVDFEKFKSILEQLSETTKQLKLVFVICRINAHLLSQFLEFAATLRANVQFKLMSIAAETQAVAITEPIKESLLQEIPHLTQIAKQLNIKTNLDTLASALQGETATSFPIEKIGCSAGYFYARITAAGEVLFCCNPNKLLKIGSLFQNSFKEFWDGEKWQEIRLQLHQNHFFNGCERCGKFDLNLVNFQKITLGAKTDSLLAGS